In the Streptomyces sp. SJL17-4 genome, CCATCAGCGGCGCACCGAACCGGCGCAGCAGCACGTAGGTCCCGAACCCCGCCCAGGGCCCGACGATCGCCATCGAGAAGGCGTTCGCGCCGAGTGTGGTCAGCCCGCCGTGGGCGAGCAGCAGGGCCTGGAAGAGCAGGGTGATCGTCCCCAGGACCGCCATGATCGGCGGCCGGAACAGGATCGCGCCCAGGCCCGTACCGGTCGGATGCGAGCAACTGCCCGTCACGGAGGGCAGTTTGAGTGCCGACAGGACGAACGTGAAGGCGCCGGCAGCGCCGAGCAACAGGGTGGACTCAGGATTCGACCGCACCTCGCGGGTCAGCGCGCGGACCCCGTGGACGACGAACGGCGCGGACGCGACACTCCAGGCGGCCGCGTGCACAGGGGGCAGATACCCCTCGGCAATATGCATGGTTGGGAGACCCTCTCCAGCACCTCGTGGATGGACAACGCACCCTGGCCGGTCTCCTGGCTGACGGTCATTCCGTC is a window encoding:
- a CDS encoding energy-coupling factor ABC transporter permease — encoded protein: MHIAEGYLPPVHAAAWSVASAPFVVHGVRALTREVRSNPESTLLLGAAGAFTFVLSALKLPSVTGSCSHPTGTGLGAILFRPPIMAVLGTITLLFQALLLAHGGLTTLGANAFSMAIVGPWAGFGTYVLLRRFGAPLMVAVFFGAFVADLSTYCVTSVQLALAFPDPGSGIPGALAKFGGIFAVTQIPLAVSEGLLTVLVMRLLTQSSKGDLIRLGVLAGRTSERREEATA